From one Saprospiraceae bacterium genomic stretch:
- a CDS encoding RNA polymerase sigma factor: MTTELFDQEFQNCASQLKSYILRITTSVPDAEDIMHDTYIKALDKLATFRSESSLKTWIFAIASNLAKDNLRVQKRWVENVTDITKAAALVNRPFFEKAMEIRTHSPQGQYEAKEHIVLCFTCISKSLPLEQQLCIYLKEVYSFKVPDIAVILNTNEAMVKYYLHTGRSKMIDIYEGRCALINKNGVCHQCSELNGIFNPKQNAQEELMKLDLVKQATNKDKEHLFDLRMKILQETDPFESPAADLQLFHLEHNRQVMEKRMEATAS, from the coding sequence ATGACTACAGAACTTTTCGATCAGGAATTTCAAAATTGTGCAAGTCAATTAAAGTCCTATATTTTAAGGATCACCACGAGTGTCCCAGATGCCGAGGACATCATGCACGACACCTATATTAAGGCACTCGACAAACTAGCTACGTTCAGGTCAGAATCCAGTCTAAAGACCTGGATTTTTGCCATAGCTTCCAATCTGGCCAAAGACAATCTCCGCGTACAAAAGCGCTGGGTAGAAAATGTTACGGATATCACCAAAGCAGCTGCGTTGGTCAACCGGCCATTTTTTGAAAAAGCGATGGAAATCAGGACCCATTCGCCGCAGGGTCAGTACGAAGCCAAAGAACATATAGTCCTATGTTTTACCTGTATCTCCAAATCCCTGCCCCTCGAACAGCAGCTCTGCATTTACCTTAAAGAAGTGTACTCATTTAAAGTCCCCGATATCGCGGTCATCTTGAATACCAACGAAGCGATGGTCAAATATTACCTCCATACCGGCAGGTCAAAAATGATCGATATCTACGAAGGACGGTGTGCCCTGATCAATAAAAATGGAGTCTGTCACCAATGCTCTGAACTCAATGGCATCTTCAATCCCAAACAAAATGCCCAGGAAGAATTGATGAAGCTGGACCTCGTGAAACAAGCCACCAATAAAGACAAAGAACACCTGTTTGACCTTCGGATGAAAATTTTACAGGAAACGGATCCGTTCGAATCTCCGGCAGCTGACCTGCAACTCTTTCATTTAGAGCATAATAGGCAGGTGATGGAAAAAAGGATGGAAGCAACTGCCTCCTGA